The region GATCATACTAATTTTAATGTGATAAACAGATGATGTGCATTTAAAGAAGTCAAGAAATGCAATGAAGCGAGTTGGTCTGAAGACAAAGAATGTTCAGCTGGCCAAAACTCCCAGATACCATGGTAAGCTTGTGTTTTAACTTATCTAAGGAACTTAGCAGAATCagctttataattttatttgcaGATTTTGAATGTCTTATGTCTTTTCTTGAAAGTAGTCAAGAGTCCACTTATTCAGAAAGCTCTGTGTGTCAAAACATCTGGTGAGTATGAAACACTTTTTCTCTTAAATTGAATCTGGTTAAGCTAATTTGATCATTCTAATTCACATTGTTCAGGTGACTGTCTGGATGATAACAATGAAAGCCCTGATGACAGTTATTTGAACTCAAGCCAGCCCAACCCAGTATTCTTAGGTGAGACAATAGATATTCCCTttaacacatgcaaacacatcACAAGGTACCTTATAAGAGAATTTTGTGTCATGACTCTCACAGATACTCTTCAGGGAAATGTGGCAATGCATGAGGATGATCATCCCAAAAGCTCTGCTTCTTCAGGTgagttataatttaatataatttagtgtgtgtgtgtgtgtgtgtgtgtgtgtgtgtgtgtgtgtgtgtgtgcgtgtgtgtgtgtgttttttttttttttacattgtaccaaatgtccccacaattaaAGTGAACCACCTACATGTGCATTGTGGATAAAACGATCAGGGAAAAAACGGTTTAATTGatgtagaaaaataaatatagaaacAATATAACTGATTTAGATAAATGCAATTTCACTGACCTTATGTATGTAATTTTGATAACAGGGAAGGAACCAAAGGAAACAAAATGCAAAGTCACCATGGAGAAATTGTTTGGTATGTGATATCAATtagacattatttatttatacagacATAAAACATCCTTTGCTATATAACAATCTAACTTTACAATTTTTCAGATCTGAATACTAAGATACTCCAACAAATTCAAATGCTGGAACAGAGACAAGCTGTCATCATGAATGACTTGGCAAAAGTTAAGTCTGTTCTCATGAAGCGGGCAGAAGAAGATGCCCATGAGGAActttttaaacaacaacagTGCTCCAGCTTTGAAACGTTTGAAGCCTTCTGTCAGAGGCTTGAAGAAGACAAAAATTATCGAGAGCTTTATGTTAGTACTACTATATAAATTTAGCGTTTATTTTTACAACAAAGccacagttttatttttttatttttttatttttttgcagcaGATACCATGTAAAAGAAATGTTGAAGCCTGGTATATTTTAATCATGACAATATTATGTATGTTTTTGTCAGGTACACTATCTCATCCATACTCACGGCAGCTCCAATATAGGTGAGATGGTGAGACAGACTTTAAAAAGCATAGCGTCAGACAATGTTCTCTGTCTGTATAACAGAACGGGGAAAGATGGGAAGAAGGTGTTGCCACCTGTGCTCCTGACATGTTTGAAAAGTAAGTGTTTAAGTTTTGGTTTGTGCATCTGGATGCTGCTATAGAAATTGTAATGTTAACACCTTGCTCTTTGTGTTTTTAGAATGTGTCAGGTCTTTtcacaaacaaaatgaaatagaGGTGAAGAAGCTAAAAGTAACCACCAGAACAACACCAGACGCGGAATGTATTCGCCAAGtagaattttttttgtccaacGCCAACACCAGGCTGAAAAGGAAACCAAATAAAGGAAAAAGCTGActttttgtttgattgtttttattgatGGAAATAAAGAATGTGGGTGTAAAAGTTTGAGTTAACTGAATCATTTTAGATAACAGTGAACTAACACAATTATTGCATAGTGGTGTTATATGGTGATCttacagtatgagcacacagtgatcacagtatgagcacacagtgagtgcgcagtgacatcacagtgaccagagtatgagcacacagtgatcacagtatgagcacacagtgagtgcgcagtgacatcacagtgatcacagtatgagcacacagtgatcacagtatgagcacacagtgagtgtgcagtgacatcacagtgaccagagtatgagcacacagtgatcacagtatgagcacacagtgagtgcgcagtgacatcacagtgaccagagtatgagcacacagtgatcacagtatgagcacacagtgatcacagtatgagcacacagtgagtgcgcagtgacatcacagtgaccagagtatgagcacacagtgatcacagtatgagcacacagtgagtgcgcagtggcatcacagtgatcacagtatgagcacacagtgatcacagtatgagcacacagtgagtgcgcagtgacatcacagtgaccaaagtatgagcacacagtgatcacagtatgagcacacagtgagtgcgcagtgacatcacagtgatcacagtatgagcacacagtgatcacagtatgagcacacagtgagtgcgcagtgacatcacagtgatcacagtatgagcacacagtgaccacagtatgagcacacagtgatcacagtatgagcacacagtgagtgcgcagtgacatcacagtgaccagagtatgagcacacagtgaccacagtatgagcacacagtgatcacagtatgagcacacagtgaccacagtatgagcacacagtgatcacagtatgagcacacagtgagtgtgATGTGACCTCATATTTCCACCACAGTATGAGTGCACTGTGATTGTGCAGTGACCTCATGTTGTGAACaaagtatgagcacacagtgagagCTCTTTGTGGTTACACTTTTAGTTCACTGTGACACTCACATTATGACCGCACCATGAGAATATTGTGAGCTCATAGTGACATCATTGTGAGATCAAATTGTTGACTGGGATAGACATGCCTCCGAGGCAAGAAACCTGCAATACTGATCATCAGTACCATCTCAGTGCTCAAGATGACGGTCAGTATAAAGGGAGAGAtggtgctgtttttttttcttcaatgtattcttttttttctttctaatggTGGCATATCTCATGCTACATTTCATTTTGTCTTTTGTcttcattttgtgtttgttatgAACCCATAGACTTGCACCAGCTGGGCCTGTCTTCCCTCAGCTCTGCACAACTGCACCAAACATCACCTACTCTAGAGGACTCATTCTCCAAACAACACATGTGTGCCGAGTAACTCAGAGGAAGGTGAGTCCATGAAGCTTAGTTACGTTAACAATTCTGTCTAATTGTTATTAGAGCCAAAGAAGCTTTTCCTAAGAGAAGAAGTTAATTTAAAGTTTCGGGTCATTTTGGGGTCattgaaggattagttcactttcaaatgagaATTACCCCatgctttactcaccctcaagccaggtgtatatgtctttttttgtttctgacgaatacaatcagagaaatattaataaatatcctgacgtgtc is a window of Megalobrama amblycephala isolate DHTTF-2021 linkage group LG6, ASM1881202v1, whole genome shotgun sequence DNA encoding:
- the LOC125269868 gene encoding uncharacterized protein LOC125269868 isoform X3; amino-acid sequence: MTDPAVVELPEKRKRKNKLCDESDINSETSSCEDDMNLKQSGNEVKQSGLKSRNVPLPKPPIYHDTLQRSGKKDEDDPKPTSSDVSEFHDLQQHHMTYKEITVQTRIPDDVHLKKSRNAMKRVGLKTKNVQLAKTPRYHVVKSPLIQKALCVKTSGDCLDDNNESPDDSYLNSSQPNPVFLDTLQGNVAMHEDDHPKSSASSGKEPKETKCKVTMEKLFDLNTKILQQIQMLEQRQAVIMNDLAKVKSVLMKRAEEDAHEELFKQQQCSSFETFEAFCQRLEEDKNYRELYVHYLIHTHGSSNIGEMVRQTLKSIASDNVLCLYNRTGKDGKKVLPPVLLTCLKKCVRSFHKQNEIEVKKLKVTTRTTPDAECIRQVEFFLSNANTRLKRKPNKGKS
- the LOC125269868 gene encoding uncharacterized protein LOC125269868 isoform X1, translating into MNNVCVCVCVCACACVFQYRICLFGDGQTSVVPISWIFDDNGTLKCRWTSSLSNIKNNSPPNPNWKVYDIVKIVGPSIGDYDQANQYISDYTTGVSAAEDSITYSMTDPAVVELPEKRKRKNKLCDESDINSETSSCEDDMNLKQSGNEVKQSGLKSRNVPLPKPPIYHDTLQRSGKKDEDDPKPTSSDVSEFHDLQQHHMTYKEITVQTRIPDDVHLKKSRNAMKRVGLKTKNVQLAKTPRYHVVKSPLIQKALCVKTSGDCLDDNNESPDDSYLNSSQPNPVFLDTLQGNVAMHEDDHPKSSASSGKEPKETKCKVTMEKLFDLNTKILQQIQMLEQRQAVIMNDLAKVKSVLMKRAEEDAHEELFKQQQCSSFETFEAFCQRLEEDKNYRELYVHYLIHTHGSSNIGEMVRQTLKSIASDNVLCLYNRTGKDGKKVLPPVLLTCLKKCVRSFHKQNEIEVKKLKVTTRTTPDAECIRQVEFFLSNANTRLKRKPNKGKS
- the LOC125269868 gene encoding uncharacterized protein LOC125269868 isoform X2, which encodes MNNVCVCVCVCACACVFQYRICLFGDGQTSVVPISWIFDDNGTLKCRWTSSLSNIKNNSPPNPNWKVYDIVKIVGPSIDDMNLKQSGNEVKQSGLKSRNVPLPKPPIYHDTLQRSGKKDEDDPKPTSSDVSEFHDLQQHHMTYKEITVQTRIPDDVHLKKSRNAMKRVGLKTKNVQLAKTPRYHVVKSPLIQKALCVKTSGDCLDDNNESPDDSYLNSSQPNPVFLDTLQGNVAMHEDDHPKSSASSGKEPKETKCKVTMEKLFDLNTKILQQIQMLEQRQAVIMNDLAKVKSVLMKRAEEDAHEELFKQQQCSSFETFEAFCQRLEEDKNYRELYVHYLIHTHGSSNIGEMVRQTLKSIASDNVLCLYNRTGKDGKKVLPPVLLTCLKKCVRSFHKQNEIEVKKLKVTTRTTPDAECIRQVEFFLSNANTRLKRKPNKGKS